The Prunus persica cultivar Lovell chromosome G7, Prunus_persica_NCBIv2, whole genome shotgun sequence genome has a segment encoding these proteins:
- the LOC109950372 gene encoding uncharacterized protein LOC109950372 has product MPEAFIPESAWFQVMLYVAKESSEDLFRMASVCRLFRTLANSPQVWNTISMAKYPYDPIWYRARPAVQHFLQQCRACDNPESIFREVFEGFFRHGQVEALYGMRIAATAGHMEAAYVVGLLGMSGIGQSKEDALQFLCSLNQRNNIDMKGTRDALTGRCRGAFVARHIVDMFDYGKIKFNRCSACNNNEWYFVIPGWPSEDKINPAFWTCCNRCKWHRESIFWCKILREYFVGRNDVFLH; this is encoded by the coding sequence ATGCCCGAAGCCTTCATCCCGGAGTCCGCTTGGTTTCAAGTCATGTTATACGTGGCAAAAGAATCATCGGAAGATCTCTTCCGTATGGCATCTGTGTGCCGATTGTTCCGAACTTTGGCAAACAGTCCACAAGTGTGGAACACCATTTCAATGGCAAAGTACCCATACGATCCTATCTGGTACCGTGCCAGACCTGCGGTCCAGCATTTCTTGCAACAATGCAGGGCTTGCGATAACCCTGAGTCCATATTTAGAGAAGTATTCGAAGGTTTTTTCAGGCACGGTCAGGTGGAAGCGTTGTATGGGATGCGCATTGCAGCCACGGCAGGCCATATGGAAGCGGCATATGTAGTTGGACTACTTGGTATGTCCGGAATTGGTCAGTCAAAAGAGGATGCATTACaattcttgtgttctttgaaTCAACGTAACAACATTGATATGAAAGGAACCAGGGATGCTTTAACAGGAAGATGTCGCGGAGCATTTGTTGCAAGACATATCGTAGATATGTTTGACTATGGGAAGATTAAGTTCAATCGGTGCAGCGCTTGTAACAACAATGAatggtattttgttattcCAGGGTGGCCTAGTGAAGACAAGATAAATCCTGCGTTTTGGACTTGCTGCAACCGATGCAAATGGCACCGTGAGAGTATTTTTTGGTGCAAAATCCTGCGTGAGTATTTTGTTGGACGGAATGACGTATTTTTGCATTAG
- the LOC109950373 gene encoding uncharacterized protein LOC109950373 translates to MLHGGDTGESTEGTLLEFTVGDIDLDEPTAVLSQLNVWLNDKGKALAQGVQLRKRKRIIPLWKIVEGSELVPKTGAQTTGLKILDPMKAISHDDLVKLLKLCWEWRQDPNLVMQFGNVEAEIEFFASLVKADGWLKGDHIDLGLYLIRKRQQQLETDSVEVADWTTTDVFFMNHIRTCFADNKRKKQQLGWKIRKSLLNVVNGKVPPCGLDWQTVYKVYTPFMLTKYKHWVAVMIDLVLCEIKVYDSKVSLIPDDIVKEELGPLSITLPNLLNTIDFYEEGVYANNCSRDWWCPWPIERVDVPQQSNEGDCGMFVLKYIELFSAKLPLATCTSHNMPFFRLKLAAEIIRGDAYFP, encoded by the exons aTGTTGCATGGGGGTGACACTGGCGAGAGCACGGAGGGGACACTGCTTGAGTTTACTGTCGGGGACATTGATTTGGATGAACCTACAGCTGTGCTATCTCAGTTGAACGTGTGGTTGAATGATAAAGGTAAAGCTCTGGCACAAGGGGTCCAATTacggaaaaggaagaggatcaTTCCTTTGTGGAAGATCGTTGAAGGCAGTGAATTGGTTCCAAAAACTGGGGCACAGACAACCGGACTGAAGATCTTAGACCCAATGAAGGCGATTTCGCATGATGATCTGGTGAAATTGCTGAAACTTTGTTGGGAATGGCGCCAGGACCCAAA TTTGGTGATGCAATTTGGCAACGTGGAAGCTGAGATTGAATTCTTCGCTTCCCTCGTGAaagctgatggttggctgAAAGGAGAT CACATTGATTTGGGGTTGTATCTCATCCGGAAGCGACAACAACAATTGGAGACAGATTCGGTAGAAGTAGCGGACTGGACAACGAccgatgttttttttatg AATCACATTCgtacttgctttgcggataataaaagaaaaaaacagcagCTTGGgtggaaaatcagaaaaagttTACTAAACGTTGTAAATGGGAAGGTTCCTCCGTGTGGGTTGGATTGGCAGACCGTCTATAAGGTGTATACCCCATTTATGTTGACGAAGTACAAGCATTGGGTGGCTGTAATGATTGATCTGGTATTGTGTGAAATCAAAGTGTACGATTCAAAGGTTTCACTAATTCCAGATGACATCGTAAAGGAAGAACTCGGCCCGCTATCAATTACGCTTCCAAATCTTCTCAACACCATCGACTTTTATGAAGAAGGTGTTTATGCAAACAATTGCAGCCGAGATTGGTGGTGTCCGTGGCCAATAGAGCGTGTGGATGTTCCACAACAGTCTAATGA aGGCGATTGTGGCATGTTTGTGTTAAAGTACATTGAGCTTTTCAGCGCTAAGCTTCCGTTAGCTACTTGCACCTCGCACAACATGCCTTTTTTTCGGTTGAAATTGGCTGCGGAGATAATAAGGGGAGATGCTTACTTCCCATGA
- the LOC109950374 gene encoding uncharacterized protein LOC109950374, with product MGSNVELVWPEAEVYSSRVNNCSHANSSLAAIRAKLSAEQLEQFKTSCFGHLLNIDKIQFSGQIVHGVVLRRVAGQGVKDLNGLSFLLGCDVAQFTRQDFCLITGLRFGEVPEVSSGESNEIRLQKRYFIDEGITCNALEEAFVRCTEEDDIYKLALVYFAELVVLGRDKHLNINLNYLTLVEDLDAFNRYPWGSVSFDKTQDSLFSAPTKYVKSLENEEGRGKGKSKVTGTSRRNEKGKKDKHGEAQRSGWSFKGFTYAFQIWVYELIPRMADLNYCKVVDPTAVPRILRWRTTTSVPEMRKLNNYFFQSKEVWFAALRTIDKIE from the exons ATGGGATCCAACGTGGAGCTGGTATGGCCAGAGGCAGAGGTATAttcgtcacgggtgaacaactGCTCACATGCAAATTCATCTCTAGCTGCAATTCGAGCGAAGTTGAGTGCGGAACAATTAGAACAATTCAAGACATCATGCTTTGGCCATCTTCTGAATATAGATAAGATTCAGTTTAGCGGGCAGATTGTGCATGGGGTTGTGTTGCGTAGAGTAGCAGGGCAGGGTGTGAAAGACTTGAATGGACTGAGTTTCTTATTAGGGTGTGACGTTGCTCAGTTCACTCGTCAGGATTTCTGTTTGATCACAGGGCTTCGTTTTGGGGAAGTGCCTGAAGTTTCCAGTGGAGAGAGTAATGAAATCAGACTTcagaaaagatattttatagaCGAAGGAATTACATGCAATGCTTTAGAAGAAGCATTTGTGAGGTGCACAGAGGAAGATGACATCTACAAGCTAGCTCTTGTTTACTTTGCTGAGTTAGTGGTTTTGGGAAGGGACAAACATTTGAACATCAATCTAAATTACCTGACCCTTGTAGAGGACTTGGATGCGTTCAACAGGTATCCGTGGGGTTCGGTGTCCTTTGACAAAACCCAAGacagtctattttctgcaccaacaaagtatgtgaaaagcttggaaaatgaagagggaagagggaaggggAAAAGTAAGGTAACGGGAACAAGCCGGAGAAATGAGAAGGGCAAGAAGGATAAGCATGGTGAAGCGCAAAGGAGTGgctggagttttaaaggtttcaCGTATGCTTTCCAG ATTTGGgtatatgaattaattcctAGAATGGCGGACCTGAATTACTGCAAGGTTGTTGATCCGACCGCTGTCCCGCGTATTTTGCGATGGAGAACTACTACGTCTGTTCCAGAGATGAGAAAgttgaacaattattttttccagagcAAAGAGGTTTGGTTTGCAGCCCTTAGAACTATTGATAagattgaatga